One Gossypium hirsutum isolate 1008001.06 chromosome A11, Gossypium_hirsutum_v2.1, whole genome shotgun sequence genomic window carries:
- the LOC107911892 gene encoding uncharacterized protein, which translates to MNLGMASLARSPSAMSITRIPQGHSKILQLLKASKVPYVLPFRRVHIRRSPVCCTKFPQWEPSPATYALTEKAGDKFLDKSSELFETLRSESSDSKDEASITKAEDRTDTTNQPVAQLQFLKWPLWLLGPSVLLGTGMVPTLWLPISTIFIGPNVVSLLSLIGLDCIFNLGCTLFLLMADYCAKSKNLGQASKSKPPVSYQFWNLVATLTGLAIPLMMLFGSQKGYLQPQLPFIPYAVLLGPYILLLSVQMLTEMLTWHWESPIWLVTPVVYEAYRVLQLMRGLKLGVELSAPAWMMHTIRGLVCWWVLILGVQLMRVAWFAGFTARAQRQQSSASADA; encoded by the coding sequence ATGAACCTAGGAATGGCTTCTCTGGCTCGATCTCCTTCTGCCATGTCCATTACTAGAATTCCTCAGGGTCATTCCAAAATCCTACAATTGTTAAAAGCTTCAAAGGTGCCTTATGTGCTCCCTTTCCGTCGCGTCCACATCAGAAGGTCCCCTGTTTGCTGCACGAAATTTCCTCAGTGGGAACCTTCACCGGCCACATATGCTCTAACTGAGAAAGCTGGTGATAAGTTCTTGGATAAATCATCTGAATTATTTGAAACTCTGCGTTCTGAGTCTTCTGACAGCAAAGATGAGGCTTCAATTACTAAAGCTGAAGATCGTACAGATACAACCAATCAACCAGTTGCACAGCTTCAGTTTCTTAAATGGCCATTGTGGCTGCTTGGCCCTTCTGTTCTCCTCGGCACGGGCATGGTACCCACTCTATGGTTACCGATATCCACCATATTCATTGGCCCAAATGTGGTGAGCCTTCTTTCCTTGATTGGACTTGATTGCATCTTCAATCTGGGTTGCACCCTTTTTCTCCTCATGGCAGATTACTGTGCCAAGTCAAAGAACCTGGGACAAGCTTCCAAGAGCAAACCTCCTGTGAGTTACCAGTTCTGGAATTTGGTTGCAACTTTGACTGGACTTGCAATCCCCTTGATGATGCTGTTTGGATCCCAAAAGGGCTACCTCCAACCTCAGCTGCCTTTCATCCCATATGCAGTTCTATTGGGTCCCTACATCCTGCTTCTGTCGGTACAAATGCTGACTGAGATGTTGACGTGGCATTGGGAGTCACCAATCTGGTTGGTGACCCCAGTTGTGTACGAGGCTTACCGTGTGCTACAGCTAATGAGGGGATTGAAACTCGGGGTTGAACTCAGTGCACCAGCATGGATGATGCACACTATCAGGGGCCTGGTCTGTTGGTGGGTACTGATCCTTGGTGTGCAACTCATGAGGGTTGCTTGGTTTGCTGGTTTTACAGCTCGAGCTCAACGACAGCAATCTTCTGCTTCTGCCGATGCTTAA
- the LOC107911895 gene encoding vesicle-associated protein 1-2 encodes MSTGELLSIEPQELQFPFELRKQISCSLNLSNKTDNYVAFKVKTTNPKKYCVRPNTGVVLPRSTCNVIVIMQAQKEAPPDMQCKDKFLLQSVVASPGATAKDITSEIFNKESEHHVEECKLRVIYVAAPRPPSPVREGSEEGLSPRASVSDNGSLNAAESVSRTRLEQHKHQDNSDDAKSLTFKLTEEKNSAIQQNKRLQQELDLLRREAKRGNGGIPFMYVILVGLVGIILGYILKTT; translated from the exons ATGAGTACCGGTGAACTTCTCAGCATCGAGCCTCAAGAGCTCCAATTTCCCT TTGAATTGCGAAAGCAGATCTCATGTTCTCTAAACTTATCCAACAAGACCGACAATTATGTGGCTTTTAAG GTGAAAACGACAAATCCAAAGAAGTACTGTGTAAGGCCTAACACTGGAGTTGTATTACCTAGGTCTACGTGCAACGTTATTG TTATAATGCAAGCTCAAAAGGAAGCACCTCCTGATATGCAATGCAAGGATAAATTTTTACTTCAGAGTGTGGTTGCTAGTCCTGGAGCTACAGCAAAGGATATAACTTCAGAGATA TTTAACAAAGAATCCGAACATCATGTTGAGGAGTGCAAGTTGAGGGTTATTTATGTTGCCGCTCCTAGGCCGCCTTCCCCTGTTCGGGAAGGATCTGAGGAAGGCTTGTCACCTAGGGCTTCTGTCTCGGACAATGGTAGCTTGAATGCTGCAGAGTCT GTGTCAAGAACTCGTCTTGAGCAGCATAAACATCAAGACAACTCAGATGAT GCAAAGTCTCTCACTTTCAAGCTGACTGAGGAGAAAAACTCTGCCATTCAGCAAAATAAGAGGCTGCAGCAAGAACTG GACCTCTTGAGACGTGAAGCCAAAAGAGGTAATGGTGGTATTCCATTCATGTATGTAATTCTTGTAGGCTTGGTTGGTATCATTTTGGGGTACATCTTGAAAACAACATGA
- the LOC107911894 gene encoding uncharacterized protein DDB_G0283697 isoform X2: protein MTKRRISNSESEESGSEEMLSEEEEDDDNEVILKQEQQGISEYEKQRLARIAENRARMEALGLPKIASSLMGSSPNTSRTSSKIKGKRKVIDDDEDYRPNDNEDDHDEDDDDKLDGDDEEEFLGSKTPQTQSRKNKVKNKGSKSKKKASVQKHLSSSDYIDDGDDELMKAIALSLKDSGEVLGAVPTDVQDATFTESKGNARSKRKKSFTSRVQMTEDEMVVHFFHFDEAGKGSISMRDLRRVAIAHDFMWTDKDLAEMIQFFDTDGDGKILMISGKLSAGVTCYEHLTILK from the exons ATGACGAAACGCCGAATCTCTAATTCTGAATCAGAAGAAAGTGGAAGTGAAGAGATGTTAagcgaagaagaagaagatgatgataatgaagTAATCCTCAAACAGGAACAGCAAGGTATATCCGAATACGAGAAGCAGAGGCTAGCGAGAATTGCAGAGAACAGAGCCAGAATGGAGGCTTTGGGTCTGCCCAAAATTGCCTCTTCTTTGATGGGTTCGTCGCCAAATACAAGTCGAACTTCGAGCAAGATTAAAGGGAAACGCAAGGTCATTGATGACGATGAAGATTACAGGCCCAATGATAATGAGGATGACCACGACGAAGACGATGATGATAAACTTGATGGTGATGATGAGGAGGAGTTTCTGGGTAGTAAAACGCCTCAAACTCAATCTCGTAAAAACAAG GTGAAAAATAAAGGCTCAAAATCTAAGAAGAAAGCTTCCGTTCAAAAACATTTGAGTAGTTCAGATTACATTGACGATGGTGATGATGAATTAATGAAG GCAATTGCTCTGTCCCTTAAAGATTCTGGAGAAGTTTTAGGTGCTGTACCTACAGATGTGCAAGATGCTACTTTCACTGAAAGCAAGGGGAACGCTCGATCAAAGAGGAAAAAATCG TTCACCAGCCGCGTGCAGATGACTGAGGATGAAATGGTCGTGCACTTCTTTCACTTTGATG AAGCTGGAAAAGGAAGCATTTCTATGAGAGATTTACGAAGAGTAGCTATTGCACATGATTTTATGTGGACAGATAAGGACTTGGCTGAGATGATCCAATTCTTTGATACCGATGGCGATGGGAAG ATCTTGATGATTTCCGGAAAATTGTCAGCAGGTGTAACATGTTACGAACATCTGACAATTCTTAAATAG
- the LOC107911894 gene encoding uncharacterized protein DDB_G0283697 isoform X1 — protein sequence MTKRRISNSESEESGSEEMLSEEEEDDDNEVILKQEQQGISEYEKQRLARIAENRARMEALGLPKIASSLMGSSPNTSRTSSKIKGKRKVIDDDEDYRPNDNEDDHDEDDDDKLDGDDEEEFLGSKTPQTQSRKNKVKNKGSKSKKKASVQKHLSSSDYIDDGDDELMKAIALSLKDSGEVLGAVPTDVQDATFTESKGNARSKRKKSFTSRVQMTEDEMVVHFFHFDEAGKGSISMRDLRRVAIAHDFMWTDKDLAEMIQFFDTDGDGKLDLDDFRKIVSRCNMLRTSDNS from the exons ATGACGAAACGCCGAATCTCTAATTCTGAATCAGAAGAAAGTGGAAGTGAAGAGATGTTAagcgaagaagaagaagatgatgataatgaagTAATCCTCAAACAGGAACAGCAAGGTATATCCGAATACGAGAAGCAGAGGCTAGCGAGAATTGCAGAGAACAGAGCCAGAATGGAGGCTTTGGGTCTGCCCAAAATTGCCTCTTCTTTGATGGGTTCGTCGCCAAATACAAGTCGAACTTCGAGCAAGATTAAAGGGAAACGCAAGGTCATTGATGACGATGAAGATTACAGGCCCAATGATAATGAGGATGACCACGACGAAGACGATGATGATAAACTTGATGGTGATGATGAGGAGGAGTTTCTGGGTAGTAAAACGCCTCAAACTCAATCTCGTAAAAACAAG GTGAAAAATAAAGGCTCAAAATCTAAGAAGAAAGCTTCCGTTCAAAAACATTTGAGTAGTTCAGATTACATTGACGATGGTGATGATGAATTAATGAAG GCAATTGCTCTGTCCCTTAAAGATTCTGGAGAAGTTTTAGGTGCTGTACCTACAGATGTGCAAGATGCTACTTTCACTGAAAGCAAGGGGAACGCTCGATCAAAGAGGAAAAAATCG TTCACCAGCCGCGTGCAGATGACTGAGGATGAAATGGTCGTGCACTTCTTTCACTTTGATG AAGCTGGAAAAGGAAGCATTTCTATGAGAGATTTACGAAGAGTAGCTATTGCACATGATTTTATGTGGACAGATAAGGACTTGGCTGAGATGATCCAATTCTTTGATACCGATGGCGATGGGAAG CTAGATCTTGATGATTTCCGGAAAATTGTCAGCAGGTGTAACATGTTACGAACATCTGACAATTCTTAA